A genome region from Proteus vulgaris includes the following:
- a CDS encoding TAXI family TRAP transporter solute-binding subunit gives MRIRKTKLAIGIVAVIAVVSLAVIGKKENANKQFLSVATASTGGTYYPMGVGLANVWSTHLKDRGIQVTGQSSAGSIENIYLMQKNEAQLSILQSLLAVEAYEGVRNFEGKPEKNLRSISMLWPNVEHFVLMDSKVKTGTLDDIRATSFSVGPQASGTEQSTIIILKGVNLTKKEITPEYLGYGDTVSAMRDGRLDGGALPAGVPASAVTDMYASGVSAKLLEVTDKQLDDINHVANSWFRFEIPANTYPRQTEKVNTIAQPNILMATTSIDNDLVYELTKTMFENLPEVHQVHSAAKYITTENALKGVSVPLHLGAYRYYQEIGLEIPDYLIPPEAQTQTNNK, from the coding sequence ATGAGAATAAGAAAAACAAAACTTGCCATCGGTATTGTTGCTGTTATTGCTGTTGTCTCATTAGCAGTAATCGGCAAAAAAGAGAATGCGAATAAACAATTTCTCTCTGTAGCAACCGCTTCAACAGGAGGAACGTATTATCCGATGGGAGTGGGTTTAGCAAACGTATGGAGTACGCATCTTAAGGATAGAGGCATCCAAGTAACAGGGCAATCTTCTGCGGGTTCAATAGAAAATATCTATTTAATGCAGAAAAATGAAGCTCAACTTTCAATACTACAAAGCCTTTTAGCCGTAGAAGCCTACGAAGGCGTGCGTAATTTTGAAGGTAAACCAGAAAAAAATCTGCGCTCCATTTCTATGTTATGGCCGAATGTCGAACACTTTGTATTGATGGATAGCAAAGTGAAAACCGGTACATTAGACGATATTCGTGCAACAAGTTTTTCCGTTGGTCCTCAAGCCAGCGGTACTGAACAATCTACAATTATTATCCTTAAAGGCGTAAATTTAACGAAAAAAGAGATCACTCCGGAATATCTTGGGTATGGCGATACCGTTTCTGCTATGCGAGATGGTCGCCTTGATGGGGGCGCATTACCTGCTGGGGTACCCGCGTCTGCGGTAACCGATATGTACGCAAGTGGTGTCAGTGCAAAATTACTTGAGGTCACAGATAAACAACTTGATGATATCAACCATGTGGCAAATTCATGGTTTCGTTTTGAAATCCCCGCCAATACCTACCCTCGTCAAACTGAAAAGGTCAATACGATTGCTCAACCTAATATCTTAATGGCCACCACCAGCATTGATAATGATCTGGTTTATGAATTGACAAAAACCATGTTTGAGAACCTTCCTGAGGTTCATCAAGTTCACAGTGCAGCTAAATACATCACCACAGAAAATGCATTAAAAGGTGTTTCTGTACCATTACACTTAGGGGCTTACCGCTACTATCAAGAAATCGGGTTAGAGATCCCTGATTACCTTATTCCACCAGAAGCTCAAACGCAGACTAATAATAAATAA
- a CDS encoding FadR/GntR family transcriptional regulator: protein MIQKISRQKASHQILEQIKQNISNGTYPIGEKLPSENVLADAFGVSRVPIREALGVLEASGIVTSRQGGGRRVIDHSILSKYEPLVMEIACPEEIDSLLEMREVIEHEAAAIAALRRTPEELRAIENAHDAFVLATRQNKSIGHKEDYQFHRAIMVAAHNPFFVRILDNLHELYLGVLMYSLSKNRGRDTEIERVIAEHEAIVESIRQQDHDETSHRMRLHLTNVRGKLKRLQQEP, encoded by the coding sequence ATGATACAAAAGATCTCACGCCAAAAAGCGTCGCATCAAATTCTTGAGCAGATAAAGCAAAATATCAGTAACGGGACTTACCCTATTGGTGAAAAGTTACCCTCTGAAAATGTACTTGCTGATGCCTTTGGTGTCAGTCGAGTTCCCATCAGAGAAGCATTAGGTGTCTTAGAAGCCAGTGGCATAGTGACCTCACGCCAAGGGGGCGGTCGTCGTGTTATTGATCACTCTATACTCAGTAAATATGAACCACTGGTTATGGAAATTGCTTGCCCTGAAGAGATAGATTCACTGCTTGAAATGCGTGAGGTCATTGAACATGAAGCGGCTGCTATTGCCGCTTTACGTCGAACGCCAGAAGAATTACGCGCTATCGAAAATGCCCACGATGCCTTTGTTTTAGCAACAAGACAAAACAAAAGTATTGGTCATAAAGAAGACTATCAATTTCATCGCGCTATTATGGTTGCCGCTCATAATCCTTTTTTTGTCCGGATTTTAGATAACTTACACGAACTTTACCTTGGCGTATTAATGTATTCGTTAAGTAAAAACAGAGGACGAGATACTGAGATTGAGCGAGTGATTGCAGAACATGAGGCAATTGTTGAATCTATACGCCAACAAGATCACGATGAAACAAGCCATAGAATGCGTCTTCATTTAACCAATGTACGTGGCAAATTAAAGCGCTTACAACAAGAACCCTGA
- a CDS encoding LysR family transcriptional regulator, translating to MRTHLPLNALRAFETSARHLNFTKAALELYVTQGAVSQQVRMLEERLGVILFKRLPRGLEMTDDAQILFSVLTTAFSDIERVFKQFERGEYRDVVSIAAVGTFAVGWLLPRLTEFRQLYPRIEVNLRTNNNVVNLATEGLDFAIRFGEGLWPLTHNKTLFSAPLTVLCSLNTAKRLQHPTDLINENLYRSYREDEWLQWFEKADMSPIKITGAIFDSSRLMVESAIYEGGVALAPAKMFSREIKHGQLIQPFKIEVEMGKYWLTYLKSKPMTASMEIFQQWLISEAQKECNE from the coding sequence ATGCGAACTCATCTCCCCCTAAATGCATTACGTGCATTTGAAACTTCAGCAAGACACCTTAATTTCACCAAAGCAGCATTAGAGCTGTATGTCACTCAAGGGGCTGTTAGCCAACAAGTGAGAATGTTAGAAGAGCGACTTGGCGTTATTCTTTTTAAGCGCTTACCTCGGGGCTTAGAAATGACGGATGATGCTCAGATTTTATTTTCTGTATTAACAACGGCTTTTAGTGATATTGAGCGTGTGTTTAAGCAATTTGAACGTGGTGAATATCGCGATGTTGTTTCAATTGCGGCTGTCGGCACATTTGCTGTGGGATGGCTATTACCCAGATTGACTGAATTTAGGCAGTTATATCCAAGAATAGAAGTGAATTTAAGAACTAATAATAATGTGGTTAATTTGGCTACTGAAGGATTAGATTTTGCGATCCGATTTGGTGAAGGCTTATGGCCATTGACGCATAATAAAACATTATTTTCTGCACCATTGACGGTGTTATGTTCATTAAATACGGCGAAACGTTTACAGCATCCGACTGATTTAATAAATGAAAATCTCTATCGTTCTTATCGAGAAGATGAGTGGTTACAATGGTTTGAAAAAGCAGATATGTCGCCGATAAAAATAACGGGGGCTATTTTTGACTCTTCCCGCTTGATGGTTGAAAGTGCAATTTATGAGGGGGGAGTTGCATTAGCACCCGCAAAAATGTTTTCAAGAGAAATTAAACATGGTCAGTTAATACAACCCTTTAAAATAGAAGTTGAAATGGGAAAATATTGGCTAACCTATTTAAAATCAAAGCCAATGACAGCCTCAATGGAAATATTTCAACAGTGGTTAATAAGTGAAGCGCAAAAAGAATGTAATGAGTGA
- the lhgO gene encoding L-2-hydroxyglutarate oxidase — protein MDNIMTYDVIIIGAGLVGLGVASALQESQPELKLLVIDKESGPAVHQSGHNSNVVHSGIYYTPGSLKARLAKQGNMTTYAFCQQHNLYYDRCGKVIVATNEKELEALENIYQRGIANGLEVIKMTEAELKLREPYVNGIAALLVPDAGIVNYPEIAAKHVEIIQSRRGEFAFGQAVTAINETDDTVTVTTSNNQFTGKWLINCAGLFSDRIAKMAGYDTGMKIVPFRGEYFMLNANKNYLVNHLIYPVPNPDFPFLGVHFTRMYNGHRDVGPNAVLAFKREGYKKSDINLKDLAEVLTYKGFWKIAGNYLGEGMAELRRSYSRKLFTANAQKLIPDLREADIHPGPAGVRAQALTREGKLVDDFHFVKGKRSLHVCNAPSPAATASIEIGREIVREHFSL, from the coding sequence ATGGATAATATTATGACTTATGACGTGATTATTATTGGTGCGGGATTAGTCGGATTAGGGGTTGCAAGTGCGCTACAAGAGAGCCAACCTGAACTAAAATTACTCGTGATTGATAAGGAATCAGGCCCTGCGGTTCACCAAAGTGGACATAACAGTAATGTTGTTCATTCAGGTATTTATTATACACCAGGGAGCCTTAAAGCAAGGCTGGCAAAACAAGGTAACATGACAACCTATGCGTTTTGCCAACAACATAATCTCTATTATGACCGTTGTGGCAAAGTGATTGTTGCGACCAATGAAAAAGAGTTAGAAGCGTTAGAAAATATCTATCAACGTGGCATTGCAAACGGACTTGAAGTAATCAAAATGACTGAAGCAGAGCTTAAATTGAGAGAACCTTACGTTAATGGTATAGCGGCTCTATTAGTTCCTGATGCAGGTATTGTCAATTATCCTGAAATTGCAGCGAAACACGTTGAAATTATTCAATCACGTCGCGGTGAATTTGCGTTTGGACAAGCGGTTACAGCAATTAATGAAACCGATGATACTGTCACTGTTACAACCTCCAATAACCAATTTACAGGCAAATGGTTAATTAATTGCGCCGGTTTATTTAGTGATCGTATTGCTAAAATGGCAGGTTATGACACAGGCATGAAAATAGTCCCATTTCGTGGTGAATATTTTATGCTTAACGCGAATAAAAACTACTTAGTAAACCATCTTATCTACCCTGTTCCTAACCCTGATTTTCCTTTCTTAGGTGTGCACTTTACACGCATGTATAACGGACACCGCGACGTTGGGCCTAATGCGGTATTAGCTTTTAAGCGTGAAGGTTATAAAAAAAGCGACATTAACTTAAAAGATCTTGCTGAAGTTCTCACTTATAAAGGATTTTGGAAAATTGCAGGTAATTATTTAGGTGAAGGAATGGCAGAGCTTCGTCGTTCATATTCCCGTAAATTATTTACTGCAAATGCACAAAAACTCATTCCTGATTTACGTGAAGCCGATATTCATCCAGGTCCCGCAGGTGTTCGGGCTCAAGCCTTAACTCGTGAAGGGAAATTAGTGGACGACTTCCATTTTGTAAAAGGTAAACGCTCACTGCATGTTTGTAATGCTCCATCACCTGCCGCAACAGCATCTATTGAAATAGGCAGAGAAATAGTCAGAGAGCATTTTTCTTTGTAA
- a CDS encoding TRAP transporter permease gives MINNDHLTPVEPPALDKEASSGNRQLAGIYLKITTTLAILISLYAIYSNALSNTQEFYRNTIFLSGILILGFILFPFSKRFSTPKFNGWDYLFIALTLISYGYFFFNYVDLHVVRKSIPNTTDYAMAILGIIVLFEAARRTTGYFIPGLATFAIIYALFGQYFMGIFGHAGFSVERLLYRLFMTSEGIFGITLSTASTAIVVFILFGSFLSVSGATALFNDLALALAGRRRGGPAQVAVISSALTGSLSGSAVANVATTGTFTIPLMKSIGLTPRFAGAVEATASTGGMIMPPIMGAAAFIMAGFLGISYTTIVIAAIIPALLYYAALIMAIDIEAKKQGLKGLSKENIPQVKAVLKARGLLLLPLVIVIGTLLVGKTPIYAGFLGILTIIVASWITPDKSVRMTLTKVADALAEAARGSVQVTVACAAIGVIICVVTMTGIGATLAFNIVSMTDNTLWMILLVVMLVCIVLSMGLPSTALYIVVAVTVSPILIKAGVMPLAAHFFVFWFGALSNITPPVALASYTAASIARADPMQTSWDAVRLALPGFIIPFILVYNPALLMQGDNLGVLSVGLMIISALIGIYALSIATANFWMIKTTWFERIAFAAAAILMIKPGLYTDLLGVALILLTGAFHLLRSKKQLANMEHASGEN, from the coding sequence ATGATTAACAATGACCACCTAACTCCGGTAGAGCCACCTGCATTAGATAAAGAAGCAAGCTCCGGCAATCGCCAACTTGCAGGTATTTACCTGAAAATTACCACGACTCTTGCAATATTAATTTCGCTTTACGCTATTTATTCCAACGCTTTATCAAATACTCAAGAATTTTACCGTAATACGATTTTTCTTAGTGGTATTTTAATTTTAGGCTTTATTTTGTTTCCATTCTCTAAGCGTTTTTCAACGCCTAAATTTAATGGATGGGATTATCTTTTTATTGCTTTAACCTTAATCAGTTATGGTTATTTTTTCTTTAATTACGTTGATCTTCACGTCGTGAGAAAAAGTATTCCAAATACTACTGATTATGCCATGGCTATATTAGGCATTATTGTACTGTTTGAAGCTGCAAGAAGAACCACTGGATATTTCATTCCTGGGCTTGCAACTTTTGCCATTATCTACGCTTTATTTGGTCAGTATTTTATGGGTATTTTCGGTCATGCAGGATTCTCTGTAGAAAGATTGTTATACCGTTTATTTATGACCAGTGAAGGTATTTTTGGGATCACCCTTTCAACCGCATCAACTGCGATTGTTGTCTTTATTCTTTTTGGCTCATTCTTAAGTGTGAGTGGCGCAACCGCGTTGTTTAATGACTTAGCACTTGCGCTTGCGGGTCGTCGCCGTGGTGGTCCTGCTCAAGTTGCTGTTATTTCATCTGCATTAACAGGTTCATTAAGTGGAAGTGCTGTCGCCAACGTAGCAACAACAGGGACTTTTACCATTCCTTTAATGAAAAGCATTGGATTAACGCCTCGTTTTGCCGGTGCCGTAGAAGCAACCGCATCAACGGGCGGTATGATAATGCCCCCTATTATGGGTGCTGCTGCATTTATTATGGCGGGCTTTTTAGGTATTTCTTATACCACAATTGTTATTGCCGCGATTATTCCAGCGTTGTTGTATTACGCCGCGTTAATTATGGCGATTGATATCGAAGCCAAAAAACAAGGATTAAAAGGATTAAGTAAAGAGAATATTCCACAAGTGAAAGCGGTATTAAAAGCGCGTGGTTTATTATTACTGCCTTTAGTTATTGTTATCGGTACCTTATTAGTCGGTAAAACACCTATTTACGCAGGTTTCTTAGGTATTCTAACTATTATTGTTGCAAGTTGGATAACGCCTGATAAATCAGTCCGTATGACATTAACGAAAGTCGCTGATGCCTTAGCTGAAGCTGCTCGTGGCTCGGTTCAGGTCACTGTTGCTTGTGCTGCGATTGGTGTCATTATCTGTGTTGTTACGATGACAGGTATTGGTGCAACATTGGCATTTAATATCGTTTCAATGACAGATAACACATTATGGATGATCTTATTAGTCGTGATGCTGGTGTGTATTGTATTAAGTATGGGTTTACCTTCAACGGCGTTATATATTGTTGTAGCCGTTACAGTGTCACCTATCTTAATAAAAGCAGGTGTAATGCCTTTAGCGGCGCACTTCTTTGTTTTCTGGTTTGGTGCTTTATCCAATATTACACCACCCGTCGCTTTAGCAAGTTATACCGCAGCCAGCATTGCCAGAGCTGATCCAATGCAAACATCATGGGATGCGGTTCGTTTAGCACTTCCCGGTTTTATTATTCCGTTTATTTTAGTCTATAACCCTGCTTTACTGATGCAAGGTGATAATTTAGGTGTACTTTCTGTTGGATTAATGATTATTAGTGCATTAATCGGAATTTATGCGCTAAGTATCGCAACGGCAAACTTCTGGATGATTAAAACAACGTGGTTTGAGCGTATTGCATTTGCAGCAGCGGCAATTCTAATGATTAAACCGGGATTATATACCGACCTTTTAGGTGTTGCCTTGATCCTATTAACTGGTGCATTCCATTTATTACGGTCTAAAAAACAGTTAGCCAATATGGAGCATGCATCTGGAGAAAATTAG